The following proteins come from a genomic window of Oligoflexus sp.:
- a CDS encoding sigma-54-dependent transcriptional regulator produces the protein MLEKIKVLYVDDNFVARKKFSEALSQAAFGTTFQLELAQDADDFLTRLRAFRPHIVVLDIHLAEDGRGGVSLLEKVKATNPRIVAFMCSNLDDIQTIRSCLERGADDYIAKSYDTGTLPLRLIKAYQLAHLQYEATATHTDSSGMKPVGQTMQRLALRVEALVRSAVTAIHIKGESGTGKEVLATMIGTFERQRPFIRVNCGAINPNLLESELFGHVKGAFTGADRDKKGYLQAASGGWLFLDEVVCLSPSAQVALLRVLENNEVLPLGSHQPQRLHIRIISAANEPLDDLVLAGRFRKDLWQRLMETEIILAPLRQRKDEIPELVDYFCQTMTGGPYRINPTALKLLQSYEWADGNIRELRNCLRAMTELHVDKELTLLSLPQRMLHRDMEPMTDSCLKIPIDPSDPAPFHFERLAEKLLGQCIRSLLQKTPRLSLRVLADQLGIPKTTLARRIKILQQNEILDDIDQLAQQL, from the coding sequence ATGCTGGAAAAAATCAAGGTCCTGTATGTTGATGATAATTTTGTCGCTCGCAAAAAATTCTCCGAGGCGCTCTCGCAGGCAGCCTTCGGCACGACATTTCAGTTGGAACTGGCTCAGGATGCCGATGATTTCCTGACAAGGCTAAGGGCCTTTCGACCCCACATCGTCGTCCTTGATATTCATCTCGCGGAAGATGGTCGCGGCGGCGTCAGCCTTCTTGAGAAAGTCAAAGCTACGAATCCTCGAATCGTCGCCTTCATGTGCTCCAACCTCGATGATATCCAGACGATTCGCAGCTGCCTTGAACGCGGGGCGGATGACTACATTGCCAAATCCTATGACACGGGAACCTTGCCTCTGCGGTTGATCAAAGCCTATCAGCTCGCCCATCTTCAGTATGAGGCCACCGCCACGCACACCGATTCTTCGGGCATGAAACCTGTGGGCCAGACCATGCAAAGGCTGGCGTTGCGGGTGGAGGCTCTGGTTCGATCCGCGGTCACAGCCATTCATATCAAGGGCGAATCGGGAACGGGCAAGGAAGTGCTCGCGACCATGATTGGAACATTCGAAAGGCAGAGGCCTTTCATTCGCGTCAACTGTGGGGCCATCAATCCCAATCTTTTGGAAAGCGAACTCTTCGGTCACGTGAAGGGTGCTTTCACAGGCGCTGATCGCGATAAAAAAGGTTATCTGCAGGCGGCATCGGGCGGCTGGCTGTTTCTGGATGAGGTGGTCTGCCTGAGTCCATCCGCGCAGGTCGCCCTGCTCCGCGTTCTTGAAAACAATGAAGTCCTGCCGCTTGGGTCCCATCAACCGCAGAGGCTTCATATCCGCATTATTTCAGCGGCCAACGAACCTTTGGATGATCTGGTCCTGGCCGGACGTTTTCGTAAGGACCTTTGGCAAAGACTGATGGAAACGGAAATCATCCTTGCGCCCCTGCGTCAACGCAAGGACGAGATTCCCGAACTCGTCGACTATTTCTGTCAGACCATGACGGGCGGACCGTATCGCATCAATCCCACGGCCTTGAAGCTGCTTCAATCCTATGAATGGGCCGATGGCAATATTCGCGAGCTTCGCAACTGCCTGCGGGCCATGACGGAACTTCACGTGGATAAGGAGTTGACTCTTCTCTCGCTTCCGCAGCGGATGCTGCATCGGGACATGGAGCCCATGACCGATAGCTGTTTGAAAATTCCCATCGACCCTTCCGATCCTGCGCCCTTTCACTTTGAAAGGCTGGCGGAAAAGCTTCTGGGGCAATGTATTCGATCCCTTCTGCAAAAAACGCCGCGGCTTTCCCTCAGGGTTCTTGCCGATCAGCTGGGTATCCCGAAGACCACGCTGGCGCGTCGCATCAAAATTTTGCAGCAGAATGAAATCCTCGATGATATAGATCAGCTGGCGCAACAGCTATGA
- a CDS encoding cytochrome-c peroxidase, whose amino-acid sequence MMRRLLLSILCWSLRVEGHEPIEPLPLTVELDPRLLRLGAKLFQDKRLSRHQDQSCASCHDLQRGGIEGPAAPPTRPDGFNIPTIFNVGFHFKYLWTGRAESLEEQIEITLTSPRVFQNDWPTVLQRLQGDPQYQGQSLSPDLIKKAIATYERSLITPNARFDRYLRGETQAISPLEKKGYQLFKDLGCSSCHQGRLLGGNMYQKFGIFRHANPKAERRLFERDLGRYAVTRKDEDKFVFKVPSLRNVEHTAPYFHNGSAATLDDAVAGMGRYQLGRELSRSEINSLVSFLRTLTGEWPRPVP is encoded by the coding sequence ATGATGCGCAGGCTCCTCCTCTCCATCCTGTGCTGGAGCCTTAGGGTCGAAGGGCATGAACCGATTGAGCCCCTGCCATTGACAGTCGAGCTCGATCCGAGGCTTTTGCGCCTCGGAGCCAAACTTTTCCAGGACAAGCGTCTGTCGCGGCATCAGGACCAATCCTGCGCCAGCTGTCATGACCTTCAGCGCGGCGGTATTGAAGGCCCTGCTGCACCACCCACGCGACCCGATGGATTCAATATTCCCACCATCTTCAACGTAGGCTTTCATTTCAAATATCTTTGGACCGGTCGGGCGGAATCCCTGGAAGAGCAGATCGAAATTACGCTGACATCACCCAGGGTCTTTCAAAACGATTGGCCAACCGTATTGCAGCGGCTTCAAGGTGACCCGCAGTATCAAGGTCAAAGCCTGAGTCCTGATCTCATAAAAAAGGCCATCGCCACCTATGAACGTTCTTTGATCACACCGAATGCCCGCTTCGATCGTTATCTGCGCGGGGAAACCCAGGCCATAAGCCCCCTGGAAAAGAAGGGCTATCAGCTCTTCAAGGACCTGGGCTGCAGCTCCTGTCATCAGGGAAGGCTTCTGGGCGGCAACATGTATCAAAAGTTCGGGATCTTTCGCCATGCCAATCCCAAGGCCGAGCGCAGGCTCTTCGAGCGTGACCTCGGGCGTTATGCTGTGACCCGAAAGGACGAGGATAAGTTCGTGTTTAAGGTCCCTAGTCTCAGGAATGTGGAGCACACGGCTCCCTACTTTCACAATGGTTCTGCAGCCACCCTGGACGACGCTGTAGCCGGCATGGGCCGCTATCAGCTTGGTAGGGAACTCAGCCGCTCGGAAATCAATTCGCTGGTCAGCTTTCTCAGAACTCTCACCGGGGAATGGCCCCGTCCCGTGCCATGA
- a CDS encoding carboxymuconolactone decarboxylase family protein, producing MQSRLDFFKSAPEAIKTLIDIEQHIARAGLEKSMIELVRLRVSQINGCAYCIDQHARDARKAGEDERRLMALSAWRDTPFFNERERAALEWAESVTLIADDHAPDSLWERVELHFTASEIVELTLAITTINTWNRFAIAFRKLPA from the coding sequence ATGCAATCCCGTCTTGATTTCTTTAAGTCTGCTCCCGAGGCCATAAAAACTCTGATCGACATTGAGCAGCATATTGCGCGTGCTGGTCTTGAAAAGTCGATGATCGAATTGGTTCGCCTGCGCGTCTCGCAGATCAATGGCTGCGCCTACTGCATTGATCAGCATGCCCGTGACGCTCGAAAAGCCGGTGAAGATGAGAGGCGTCTGATGGCTCTATCGGCATGGCGGGACACGCCCTTTTTTAATGAGCGCGAGCGGGCCGCGTTGGAATGGGCGGAGTCCGTCACGCTTATTGCGGATGACCATGCCCCAGACTCTCTCTGGGAACGCGTGGAGCTTCACTTCACCGCGTCTGAAATCGTCGAGCTGACCCTGGCTATCACGACTATTAACACCTGGAACAGATTTGCCATCGCCTTCCGGAAGCTGCCTGCCTAA